Proteins from a genomic interval of Aquabacterium sp. J223:
- a CDS encoding virB8 family protein, translating into MSAVLTAGGKPAGAAALPGAVHREVARGDESDAEFAANRSWELDRALMIERSERRAWWVAIAGMVLGLIGIAAVFVQGPLRRVVEIPIVVDRVTGEATIQQRLSVETIPPMEALDKHNLATFVRAREGYSWMFLQRDFDQVARMAVPAVFGDYNRQFEGDAALQKKLGASEDWRIQIVGVRLSATGRAGNKGEAQVTYDKVVRLVDRNLPEVTTRHVASVVYQYQPRVLAKEKDRLENPFGFVVVAYRSDPEINTTGPGAKP; encoded by the coding sequence ATGAGTGCCGTCCTGACGGCCGGCGGCAAGCCGGCCGGAGCCGCTGCATTGCCCGGTGCCGTTCATCGTGAAGTCGCGCGGGGCGATGAGTCCGATGCCGAGTTCGCAGCTAACCGCTCTTGGGAGCTCGACCGCGCGCTGATGATCGAACGCTCGGAGCGCCGCGCCTGGTGGGTCGCCATCGCCGGCATGGTGCTCGGGCTGATCGGCATCGCCGCCGTGTTTGTGCAGGGTCCATTGCGGCGCGTGGTCGAGATTCCGATCGTCGTCGACCGGGTCACCGGCGAAGCCACGATCCAGCAGCGCCTGAGCGTCGAGACGATCCCGCCGATGGAGGCGCTCGACAAGCACAACCTCGCGACCTTCGTCCGGGCCCGCGAGGGCTACAGCTGGATGTTCCTGCAACGCGACTTCGATCAGGTCGCGCGGATGGCCGTGCCGGCGGTCTTCGGTGACTACAACCGCCAGTTCGAGGGCGACGCGGCGCTGCAGAAGAAGCTCGGCGCCAGCGAGGACTGGCGCATCCAGATCGTCGGTGTACGCCTGTCCGCGACCGGCCGCGCGGGCAACAAGGGCGAAGCGCAGGTCACCTACGACAAGGTCGTTCGGCTGGTGGACCGCAACCTGCCCGAGGTCACGACGCGCCATGTCGCCAGCGTCGTCTACCAGTACCAGCCCAGGGTGCTGGCAAAGGAGAAGGACCGGCTGGAGAACCCGTTCGGTTTCGTCGTGGTCGCGTACCGCTCTGACCCCGAGATCAACACGACCGGTCCAGGAGCGAAGCCATGA
- the virB5 gene encoding P-type DNA transfer protein VirB5 — protein sequence MRLRLHKLAAAACLAAAALGTTPARASGIPVIDIANLIQTIQQVLNDITEIQNQVQQITQLQDQLNSINGFRNLGQVFNNPMLRNYVPAEAYTFVNAVNTGGYSGLTGTSKALRDAGMVYNCMDLAGAERTRCQAALAAPYQTKGLLQDAMKSAAGRLAQINSLMSQINATADQKAVQEIQARIGAENALLAHEVSQLQMLQGIADSEERIARSRDRERQYQMLGRTGKVADYLP from the coding sequence ATGCGCCTTCGTCTCCACAAGCTCGCCGCCGCTGCCTGCCTCGCGGCCGCCGCGCTCGGCACCACGCCCGCGCGCGCCAGCGGCATCCCGGTGATCGACATCGCGAACCTGATCCAGACCATCCAGCAGGTTCTTAACGACATCACCGAAATCCAGAACCAGGTGCAGCAGATCACCCAGCTGCAGGACCAGCTGAACAGCATCAACGGCTTCCGCAACCTGGGCCAGGTGTTCAACAACCCGATGCTGCGCAACTACGTGCCGGCTGAGGCCTACACCTTCGTCAATGCGGTAAACACCGGCGGCTATTCCGGCCTGACTGGTACCTCGAAGGCGCTGCGCGACGCAGGTATGGTCTACAACTGCATGGACCTGGCCGGCGCCGAGCGCACGCGCTGCCAGGCCGCGCTCGCCGCGCCGTACCAGACCAAGGGCCTGCTGCAGGACGCGATGAAGTCCGCCGCGGGGCGCCTCGCGCAGATCAACTCGCTGATGAGCCAGATCAACGCCACCGCCGACCAGAAGGCGGTGCAGGAGATCCAGGCCCGCATCGGCGCTGAGAACGCGCTGCTCGCGCACGAGGTCTCGCAGCTGCAGATGCTGCAAGGCATCGCCGACAGCGAAGAGCGCATCGCCCGCTCGCGCGACCGCGAGCGCCAGTACCAGATGCTCGGCCGCACCGGGAAGGTCGCCGACTACCTGCCGTAG